The following are encoded in a window of Phaseolus vulgaris cultivar G19833 chromosome 3, P. vulgaris v2.0, whole genome shotgun sequence genomic DNA:
- the LOC137806890 gene encoding probable xyloglucan galactosyltransferase GT19, which produces MGVLKGSVWGLLMIVWVWKLAAGEEEKCENRWIHIRRLPSRFNLDLLANCSEYPLLEDLCPFLGNHGLGQKTHNRSHSWYRTDSSMLELIFHRRMLEYPCLTPDPFLAKAIYLPYYAGLDARRYLYGPESNFSALHGLHLFHFLQQDNPQIWARHMAHDHFLVMARPAWDFSQPLTNDPRIWGTSFLELSQFFNLTALTLEARAWPWQEHAVPYPTSFHPPSLGLLESWLTRVRRSKRSILALFAGGGGGGGGGSSTPNVRRSIHSECENATSDPSYEKLCEIVDCSNGVCEHDPIRFMRPMLQASFCLQPPGDTPTRRSTFDAILAGCIPVFFEELSAKSQYGWHLPENEYEDFSVLIPKEEVVFRGLRILNVLQRIPRAKVRSLRQRVLTLIPNVLYRKHDSSPGLEDKKDAFDLAIDGTLDKIRSRVEKLDSVI; this is translated from the coding sequence ATGGGGGTGTTGAAAGGAAGCGTATGGGGATTGTTAATGATAGTGTGGGTGTGGAAATTGGCGGCAGGGGAAGAGGAAAAATGCGAGAACCGATGGATCCACATAAGGAGGCTACCGTCGAGGTtcaacctggatctgctggcaAACTGTTCGGAGTATCCATTGTTGGAGGACCTATGCCCCTTCCTCGGAAACCACGGTCTGGGACAAAAAACCCATAACCGCTCCCACAGTTGGTACCGAACAGACTCTTCCATGCTGGAACTCATCTTCCACCGTCGGATGCTGGAGTACCCGTGCCTCACGCCAGATCCCTTCCTCGCAAAGGCAATCTATCTCCCCTACTACGCCGGCCTCGACGCCCGCCGCTACCTTTACGGTCCAGAATCAAACTTCAGCGCCTTACATGGCCTCCACCTCTTCCACTTCCTACAACAAGACAACCCCCAAATCTGGGCCCGCCACATGGCCCACGACCACTTCCTCGTCATGGCCCGCCCCGCCTGGGACTTCTCCCAACCCCTCACCAACGACCCTCGCATCTGGGGCACCTCCTTCCTCGAGCTGTCCCAATTTTTTAACCTCACCGCCCTCACGCTCGAGGCCCGCGCGTGGCCCTGGCAGGAACATGCCGTTCCATATCCCACCTCCTTCCACCCTCCCAGCCTCGGACTCCTCGAATCCTGGCTCACCCGCGTCCGCCGCTCCAAGCGTTCCATCCTCGCGCTCTTCGCAGGCGGAGGcggcggcggcggaggcggaTCCTCCACGCCCAACGTCCGTCGGAGCATACACAGCGAGTGCGAGAACGCCACCTCGGACCCCTCGTACGAGAAGTTGTGCGAGATCGTGGACTGCTCCAACGGGGTTTGCGAGCACGATCCTATTCGGTTCATGCGGCCCATGCTACAGGCGAGTTTCTGCTTGCAGCCTCCCGGGGACACCCCCACGCGCCGGTCCACGTTCGACGCGATACTCGCTGGGTGCATACCGGTTTTCTTTGAGGAGCTTTCGGCCAAGTCGCAGTATGGGTGGCATCTGCCTGAGAATGAGTATGAGGATTTCTCTGTGTTGATTCCGAAGGAGGAGGTTGTGTTCAGGGGATTGAGGATTTTGAACGTTTTGCAACGGATACCTAGGGCTAAGGTTAGGAGCTTGCGGCAGAGGGTTTTGACGTTGATACCAAATGTCTTGTACAGGAAGCATGATAGTTCTCCCGGTCTCGAGGATAAGAAGGATGCATTTGATTTGGCCATTGATGGTACATTGGATAAGATTCGATCCAGGGTCGAGAAACTTGATTCTGTTATCTAA
- the LOC137806891 gene encoding vesicle-associated membrane protein 724: protein MSQESFIYSFVARGTVVLAEYTEFTGNFPAIAAQCLQKLPSSNNKFTYNCDHHTFNFLVEDGYAYCVVAKESVSKQISIAFLERVKADFRKRYGGGKADTAVAKSLNKEFGPVMKEHMKYIIDHAEEIEKLIKVKAQVSEVKSIMLENIDKAIDRGENLTILADKSETLHSQAQEFRKKGTQVHRKMWYQNMKIKLVVLGILLLLVLVIWLSVCHGFNCAN from the exons ATGAGTCAGGAATCGTTTATATACAGTTTCGTGGCTCGGGGGACGGTGGTGTTAGCCGAGTACACCGAGTTCACCGGGAACTTCCCTGCAATTGCAGCTCAGTGTCTCCAGAAACTACCCTCTTCCAATAACAAGTTCACCTACAATTGTGACCACCACACCTTCAATTTTCTCGTCGAAGATGGTTACG CTTACTGTGTTGTTGCCAAGGAATCTGTCAGCAAACAAATCTCTATTGCTTTCCTAGAACGTGTCAAAGCGGACTTTAGGAAAAGATATGGTGGTGGAAAGGCTGACACAGCTGTCGCCAAAAGTCTCAACAAGGAGTTTGG ACCAGTAATGAAAGAGCACATGAAGTATATCATAGACCATGCTGAAGAGATTGAAAAGCTAATAAAAGTGAAGGCTCAAGTTTCAGAAGTTAAGAGTATCATGTTAGAGAACATTGATAAG GCCATTGATAGAGGAGAAAATCTAACTATTCTTGCCGACAAGTCTGAGACATTGCACTCACAA GCCCAGGAGTTCAGAAAGAAGGGAACTCAAGTCCATCGGAAGATGTGGTATCAgaacatgaaaattaaattggttgttcttggaATTTTGTTGCTTTTGGTCCTGGTTATCTGGCTTTCTGTCTGCCATGGATTCAACTGTGCAAATTAG
- the LOC137806892 gene encoding flowering-promoting factor 1-like protein 3 — MSGVWVFKNGVVRLVENPGGEAVEGSRGGRRKMLVHLASNEVITSYSVLERKLYSLGWERYYDDPDLLQFHKRSTVHLISLPRDFNKFKSMHMYDIVVKNKNAFEVRDM, encoded by the coding sequence ATGTCTGGGGTTTGGGTTTTCAAGAACGGTGTGGTGAGGCTGGTGGAGAACCCTGGGGGTGAGGCCGTGGAGGGAAGCCGCGGTGGAAGAAGGAAGATGCTTGTTCATTTAGCAAGCAATGAGGTTATCACCTCTTATTCGGTTCTAGAGAGAAAATTGTATTCACTTGGGTGGGAGCGTTACTACGATGACCCTGATCTTCTTCAGTTCCACAAACGCTCCACCGTCCACCTTATTTCCCTCCCTAGAGATTTCAACAAGTTCAAGTCCATGCACATGTATGACATAGTGGTGAAGAACAAGAACGCTTTTGAAGTTAGGGACATGTAG